In a single window of the Trichoderma breve strain T069 chromosome 6, whole genome shotgun sequence genome:
- a CDS encoding aminotransferase class I and II domain-containing protein — translation MSLSDRATKSEKHGQDLLIWKVLLDLWDQETNPSGIVSLGVAENRLMHDTLSKHIHDNLTLSNHAFTYGDGAGGSNHIKKAMSRFLTKHLKPVTPIVPAHISVTNGCSSVIEHLSWAFANPGDGFLLGQPYYGTFIEDLSARTGAKVVRVPFHDVDPLGENAVAKYEEALKQAETSGTKVAGLVLCNPHNPLGRCYSRDTIVGLLKLCEKYQIHFISDEIYALSVWENTVDTDVPVQPFTSCLSIDPAGIIDPSRVHVIWGMSKDFGANGIRVGALISQANPSLHAALIPVNLYSSVSSVSDHVTANILEDDAWVEAYIAENRRRLAEQYRAVTSWAKENNITYRPGVNAAFFLWVDLGSKYKSLHPNAETDDLNKTIATALLKHKIFLASGTAFGSEEPGWFRIVFSHPGYYLQEGLKRVSQALAEL, via the coding sequence ATGTCTCTCTCTGATCGAGCCACAAAGTCTGAAAAGCACGGCCAAGATTTGCTGATATGGAAAGTTTTACTGGACCTATGGGATCAAGAGACCAATCCCTCTGGAATTGTTAGCCTGGGCGTCGCCGAAAACAGGCTGATGCATGACACTCTCTCAAAGCATATCCACGACAATCTGACACTGTCCAACCATGCATTTACTTATGGCGATGGCGCGGGAGGGTCCAACCATATAAAGAAGGCCATGTCTCGATTTCTCACCAAGCACCTCAAGCCTGTAACGCCAATTGTTCCAGCTCACATCTCTGTCACAAATGGATGCAGCTCTGTGATTGAGCATCTTTCATGGGCATTTGCCAATCCCGGCGATGGTTTTTTGCTAGGACAGCCATATTATGGCACTTTTATCGAGGATTTGTCTGCACGAACTGGCGCAAAGGTTGTCCGAGTGCCTTTTCACGATGTCGATCCTTTGGGCGAAAATGCAGTCGCTAAGTATGAGGAGGCGCTGAAGCAAGCAGAAACCAGCGGGACGAAAGTGGCTGGATTAGTTCTTTGCAACCCCCATAACCCTCTTGGGCGCTGCTATAGCCGAGATACTATCGTCGGGCTTTTGAAGCTCTGCGAGAAGTACCAGATCCACTTCATCAGCGATGAGATTTATGCCCTGTCCGTTTGGGAAAACACAGTCGATACCGACGTTCCAGTTCAGCCTTTTACATCTTGCCTCAGCATCGATCCCGCCGGTATTATCGATCCTTCTCGGGTCCATGTCATCTGGGGCATGTCCAAGGATTTCGGAGCCAACGGCATTCGAGTGGGCGCCCTCATCTCACAGGCCAACCCGTCATTGCACGCTGCGCTGATTCCCGTCAACCTCTATAGTTCCGTGTCATCCGTCTCGGATCATGTCACGGCCAACATTCTTGAGGATGATGCTTGGGTTGAGGCTTACATTGCCGAGAACAGGAGAAGGCTTGCAGAGCAGTACAGGGCAGTTACCTCGTGGGCCAAAGAGAACAACATCACCTATCGACCCGGTGTTAACGCTGCTTTCTTCCTGTGGGTGGACCTGGGAAGTAAATATAAATCACTGCATCCCAATGCTGAGACGGACGACTTGAACAAGACCATAGCCACTGCGCTGCTTAAGCACAAGATATTTCTGGCGTCTGGGACAGCGTTTGGCTCAGAAGAACCCGGCTGGTTCCGAATTGTGTTTTCGCACCCAGGATACTATCTGCAGGAAGGCCTGAAGAGAGTAAGCCAAGCGCTGGCTGAGCTATGA
- a CDS encoding alpha galactosidase A domain-containing protein has protein sequence MPRLELVYLGLGIAGVTAAPTASAATPLKVISFAQTPNGFQGPARGWNSFALQANPNTAPDFQFDQSHVLTQCSMLASGSFKGQYDTCSLDSGWSVGDHGDDNGRLIYDDSIFDIPSLASSLHSQGLKMGVYVVPGAFISDANKTILGTETTIGEVCTGNEGLLRCIFDYTRSETQTWHNSVVDQFASWGVDFVKLDFVTPGSPDNGQSLPADQSGSVIAWHNAIKNSGRQMRLDISWKLDRTQTYFDIWNSNADSMRTDQDLNNSGSSTLVSWGTVQRAIDNYRQWIIAGLQFFDELNIYPDMDNLAVGSPESISGLSDGQRTTVMTHWIGAGANLITGNDMTQLDDLGTNLLTNAQALQVAAFTAQYPMQPRNPGSGGQDATQLQAWIAGPSPSGEAVVVLVNLGPDNGQGGFGTQTSGVQTVTATWQDLGLSGQFNVQDIWNNQSLGVVGDQVSAQLNEGDSVLLHLTSA, from the exons ATGCCTCGTCTTGAGCTCGTCTATCTTGGACTCGGCATCGCCGGCGTCACAGCAGCTCCAACTGCTTCCGCTGCAACACccctcaaagtcatcagCTTTGCCCAGACTCCCAATGGCTTCCAGGGCCCAGCGAGAGGCTGGAATTCTTTTGCTCTGCAGGCAAATCCCAACACAGCTCCTGATTTCCAGTTCGACCAATCACATGTTTTGACTCAATGCAGTATGTTGGCGTCGGGCTCCTTTAAAGGCCAATACGACACCTGCAGCTTGGATTCTGGCTGGTCAGTGGGTGACCACGGCGACGACAATGGTCGACTGATCTATGATGACTCTATTTTCGACATTCCCTCCTTGGCTAGTTCCCTGCACAGCCAAGGCCTCAAAATGGGAGTCTACGTCGTTCCGGGCGCCTTCATTAGTGACGCGAATAAGACAATCCTTGGAACCGAAACTACCATCGGTGAAGTGTGCACTGGAAATGAGGGTTTACTTCGCTGCATCTTCGACTATACGCGGTCGGAGACACAAACCTGGCACAACTCTGTAGTTGACCAATTCGCGTCATG GGGTGTTGACTTTGTCAAGCTGGACTTTGTCACGCCAGGCTCTCCCGACAACGGCCAAAGCCTGCCTGCCGACCAGAGCGGCTCTGTAATTGCCTGGCACAACGCCATTAAGAACAGCGGCAGACAGATGCGCTTAGACATCTCCTGGAAGCTGGACCGCACTCAAACATACTTTGACATTTGGAACAGCAACGCCGACTCTATGCGGACTGACCAGGATCTCAACAACTCTGGATCAAGTACATTGGTAAGCTGGGGTACTGTACAGCGCGCCATTGACAACTATCGCCAATGGATTATTGCTGGTCTACAGTTCTTTGACGAGTTGAACATTTACCCGGATATGGATAACTTGGCAGTGGGCAGTCCAGAGAGCATTTCTGGGCTTAGCGATGGACAGCGTACCACAGTCATGACGCACTGGATTGGAGCTGGCGCCAACCTCATTACCGGCAATGATATGACTCAGTTGGATGATCTCGGAACGAATCTTCTCACCAATGCCCAAGCATTGCAAGTCGCGGCTTTTACGGCTCAATACCCTATGCAGCCTCGCAATCCCGGCTCAGGAGGTCAAGACGCGACACAGCTCCAGGCGTGGATTGCTggcccatctccatctggcGAAGCCGTCGTTGTTCTTGTGAACCTTGGTCCAGATAACGGCCAGGGCGGCTTCGGGACGCAAACCAGCGGAGTTCAGACAGTCACCGCAACGTGGCAAGATTTGGGGCTCTCTGGACAGTTCAACGTGCAGGATATCTGGAACAATCAGAGCTTGGGTGTCGTTGGCGATCAAGTTTCTGCACAGCTCAACGAGGGTGACAGCGTGTTGCTACATCTTACATCAGCGTAG
- a CDS encoding aminoglycoside 3-N-acetyltransferase domain-containing protein: MSSDSNFATIVTPSQLTTSFKHLFSNIPSSDPTILVHSSLRSVGFIPGFSPSVIQSLLSALGPSGTIVVPTHTGDNSDPAAWQAPPVPESWWQPIRDSIPAFDPATTITRVVGVVPETLRTWPGALRSAHPQTSFAALGPKAERITEGHAPSCRLGESSPLAKLEAVGAWVLLLGVGWDKCTAFHLAEYRIQNPRLEDNSFAINIDGQRQWVTVQDVAITDEDFERLGADFERDCKVIHGTVGAADCRLFSLREAVEYATRWMDRNRKKQD; this comes from the coding sequence ATGTCCAGCGACTCCAACTTCGCCACAATAGTCACTCCATCTCAGCTTACCACCTCATTCAAACATCTCTTTTCTAACATTCCCTCATCCGATCCAACTATTCTCGTACATTCCTCTCTTCGATCCGTCGGCTTCATCCCTGGGTTCTCTCCTTCAGTCATccagtctcttctctctgcccTCGGTCCTTCTGGCACCATCGTTGTTCCAACTCATACAGGTGACAACTCGGATCCCGCTGCGTGGCAGGCGCCCCCAGTGCCAGAATCATGGTGGCAGCCAATTAGAGACTCTATACCAGCGTTTGATCCAGCCACAACTATCACCAGAGTCGTTGGTGTAGTTCCTGAGACACTGCGAACATGGCCTGGCGCACTACGTTCAGCTCACCCACAGACATCCTTTGCGGCGTTAGGTCCCAAAGCAGAGCGCATTACAGAGGGACATGCACCGAGTTGCCGCTTAGGTGAATCAAGTCCACTGGCCAAACTTGAAGCCGTGGGCGCTTGGGTTTTGCTCCTCGGGGTTGGTTGGGACAAATGTACAGCTTTCCATCTCGCCGAATATCGTATCCAGAATCCTCGTCTGGAAGACAACTCATTTGCCATAAATATAGACGGCCAACGGCAGTGGGTTACAGTGCAAGACGTGGCTATCACTGATGAAGATTTTGAGCGACTCGGGGCTGATTTTGAGAGAGATTGCAAGGTCATACATGGAACTGTTGGAGCAGCTGACTGCCGGCTGTTTTCTTTGCGAGAAGCAGTCGAGTATGCaacaagatggatggataggaatagaaagaaacaagattGA
- a CDS encoding oxidoreductase family, NAD-binding rossmann fold domain-containing protein: MLRWGILGTSFISDTVVKSILASPGSRITAVFGRNEARLDAFAAKYNIATKYQDLEALIDDAEVDVVYVGLPSHMHSSAVIAAAKRGKAILSEKSLATTMEDSHAMIAAVKEANVFFLEGLMYLSHPLMEKVASIVRSGVLGSIKGMSGYYAANIWKKANPLGMGTIYNLGCYPVSLVHFIMETAFGPEAFEKRQLTGMGNLSNEGSLHARDASLNVRFDNGVLATIQSTDSFGNDFSFSIQGDKGVLRFKTNPWLPLAGDNIIEIKTYGGATEEIVVSAQMDAFGHQVKRVEDCIAQGLKEAPRPSPSWTNSVSIMDFLTSWENDIKKRAN; encoded by the coding sequence ATGTTGCGCTGGGGAATTCTTGGtaccagcttcatctccgaCACGGTGGTCAAGTCGATCCTCGCCAGCCCCGGTTCACGCATCACGGCCGTCTTTGGACGCAACGAGGCCCGTCTCGACGCTTTTGCTGCAAAGTACAACATCGCCACCAAGTACCAGGACCTGGAAGCTCtgattgacgatgccgaGGTCGATGTCGTCTATGTCGGCTTGCCTAGCCATATGCACTCTTCCGCTGTGATTGCTGCCGCGAAGAGGGGTAAGGCCATTCTCTCGGAGAAGTCCCTGGCAACAACCATGGAGGACTCGCATGCTATGATTGCAGCtgtcaaggaggccaacgTTTTCTTCCTCGAGGGACTCATGTATCTCTCTCACCCTTTGATGGAGAAGGTTGCCTCCATTGTGCGATCTGGTGTTCTCGGCTCGATCAAGGGCATGTCAGGCTACTACGCCGCCAACAtctggaagaaggccaaCCCTCTGGGCATGGGCACCATTTACAACCTGGGATGCTACCCAGTTTCCCTGGTGCACTTCATCATGGAGACGGCGTTTGGACCCGAGGCGTTTGAGAAGAGACAGCTTACTGGCATGGGCAATCTGTCCAACGAGGGCAGTCTGCATGCCCGTGATGCCTCTCTCAATGTTCGGTTCGACAATGGCGTATTAGCCACTATTCAGTCAACTGATAGCTTTGGCAAcgacttttccttttctatCCAGGGCGACAAGGGCGTTTTGCGATTCAAGACAAACCCCTGGCTCCCACTAGCGGGCGACAACATTATCGAGATTAAGACTTATGGTGGAGCGACAGAAGAGATTGTTGTTTCAGCCCAGATGGATGCCTTTGGACACCAGGTGAAGCGTGTGGAGGATTGCATCGCACAGGGTCTCAAGGAGGCCCCAAGaccatcaccaagctggACTAACTCTGTTTCAATCATGGATTTCCTCACCTCGTGGGAGAATGACATTAAAAAGCGAGCAAACTAA
- a CDS encoding NAD dependent epimerase/dehydratase family domain-containing protein translates to MTKVLILGATGYVGKRLAETLVRSGQHQVYGIARSEAKAKTLALAEVTPIICADPVNEPEAYMKAVRDYHIDVIVDIAGANQESAKFLSHAKEISQERLNSYAASGIKGPKLGFIYCSGTWVHGSSDKAVNDLSIAGPSGVTPPRALVAWRVGLENSILASSDVLDVAVLRPALIYGYENTIWTSFILPLLQAARSGSSEPVNVPLQADARPALIHVDDVATGFQKAIENLSLINSGSVYPVFDLLTSQESMSEIFNAMASAWGYKGECKLVGFGDNLFAEAMSTTLRGSSSRAKQLLGWKPTRTNGFVADMDLYAAAFASQH, encoded by the coding sequence ATGACCAAAGTCCTCATCCTTGGCGCTACTGGTTATGTCGGCAAGCGACTAGCCGAGACTTTAGTTCGAAGCGGCCAACACCAAGTATACGGCATTGCTCGATctgaggccaaggccaaaaCATTGGCTCTCGCAGAAGTCACACCCATCATCTGCGCTGATCCAGTGAATGAACCCGAAGCCTACATGAAGGCTGTCCGCGACTACCACATCGACGTTATTGTTGACATTGCTGGTGCCAATCAAGAGTCAGCCAAGTTCCTCAGCCATGCCAAGGAGATCAGCCAAGAGCGACTGAACAGCTATGCCGCTTCTGGCATCAAGGGCCCCAAGCTTGGGTTCATCTATTGCTCGGGCACTTGGGTCCATGGATCTAGTGATAAAGCAGTCAACGATCTCAGCATTGCTGGCCCTAGCGGTGTCACTCCTCCAAGAGCTCTTGTCGCGTGGAGAGTTGGCCTCGAGAACTCtatcttggcatcttccGATGTCTTGGACGTTGCTGTCCTGAGACCGGCATTGATCTACGGCTATGAAAACACTATTTGGACCTCTTTTatcctccccctccttcaAGCAGCCCGAAGTGGCTCCTCGGAACCTGTCAACGTTCCTCTGCAAGCTGATGCCAGGCCGGCGCTCATTCATGTTGACGATGTGGCTACCGGCTTCCAAAAGGCGATTGAGAATCTGTCCCTGATCAACAGCGGCTCTGTGTACCCGGTATTCGATCTGCTCACTAGCCAGGAGTCCATGTCTGAaatcttcaacgccatggCCTCTGCTTGGGGCTATAAGGGAGAATGCAAGCTGGTTGGGTTTGGCGATAATTTGTTTGCCGAAGCCATGAGCACAACTCTGCGCGGATCTTCATCGCGCGCCAAACAGTTGCTTGGATGGAAGCCGACACGAACCAACGGGTTTGTTGCCGACATGGATTTGTATGCGGCTGCTTTTGCCTCTCAGCATTGA
- a CDS encoding FAD binding domain-containing protein yields MDLTNCRTMELFRRIGISEGLREIGVPPQYSFDVLLSTGYSEGEEEIARWKLDSVDAWWQRIKSQNDGSLPREPYQRCSQAVLEAWLKPRIQAEKLIDGHFGLKFESLTETDDGVESQLTDVVTGEQHIIRSKYVVGCDGAGSRVRKSIGINLLGGPVPAAMMLIHFKSRDLSRLQTQGQFWHISFASGAFIIAQDEVDTWTLHTKIPIDTDWEKMDPEETIYNAFGGPLAPFPIKIDEILVKSTWRPNICIAESYISPGGRVFLAGDSAHQNIPTGGYGMNTAVGDSFDIGWKLAATLKQYGGKDLLKSYELERLPIAVRNINQSGTFWKVWATIWSRVAEIRTDTLLSKPEELKAIKANTAEFFITNDAENKSHGIELGYRYNASPIVIPDAEATEPEWNILHYIPSTWPGARAPHVFLSDGETSVFDLFGQDYTIVDFSEEGKWAQSFTEAAKRLGIPVKAVHLPEEKHVHNIWERAAVLIRPDDHVAWRSPLDEATFEGDVDGILKIAVGQASNTEAGVLNKERVLAEVREKGFAGTVGNVNQDKVAMKAAFQV; encoded by the exons ATGGATCTCACCAACTGCCGTACCATGGAACTATTTCGCCGGATTGGAATATCTGAAGGATTGCGAGAGATTG GTGTCCCACCACAATACTCGTTTGATGTGCTTCTTAGCACCGGTTATTcagaaggcgaagaagagataGCCAGATGG AAGCTTGATTCTGTTGATGCTTGGTGGCAGCGTATTAAATCTCAGAATGATGGGTCGCTTCCCCGAGAACCCTACCAGCGCTGTTCCCAAGCTGTCCTAGAGGCATGGCTCAAGCCCAGAATTCAAGCTGAGAAGCTCATTGATGGCCATTTTGGTCTCAAGTTTGAGTCTCTTACAGAGACGGACGATGGAGTGGAATCTCAACTCACAGATGTTGTCACTGGCGAACAACACATTATCCGGAGCAAATACGTTGTGGGATGCGATGGAGCTGGTAGCCGTGTCCGCAAATCGATTGGGATCAATCTCCTTGGTGGGCCTGT TCCTGCCGCAATGATGTTAATCCATTTCAAATCACGAGATCTCTCAAGGTTGCAGACGCAGGGTCAATTTTGGCACATTTCGTTCGCATCTGGCGCTTTCATCAttgctcaagatgaagtcGACACTTGGACTCTACATACCAAGATTCCAATCGACACTGATTGGGAGAAAATGGATCCTGAAGAGACCATCTATAATGCATTTGGAGGCCCATTAGCGCCATTCCCCATCAAGATTGACGAAATTCTAGTCAAAAGCACCTGGCGACCGAATATTTGCATCGCTGAGAGCTACATATCTCCAGGCGGACGTGTCTTCCTCGCAGGTGATTCAGCGCATCAGAATATTCCTACCGGAGGTTATGGAATGAACACTGCCGTTGGCGATAGCTTCGATATCGGCTGGAAACTTGCGGCTACTTTGAAACAGTACGGCGGTAAAGACCTCTTGAAATCGTATGAGCTGGAACGGCTGCCCATTGCGGTACGGAATATTAACCAATCAGGCACCTTTTGGAAAGTTTGGGCTACTATCTGGTCCCGTGTTGCCGAAATAAGAACTGATACTCTTCTATCTAAACCCGAAGAATTAAAAGCTATCAAAGCCAATACAGCAGAGTTCTTTATCACCAATGATGCTGAGAATAAAAGCCATGGCATCGAGCTTGGCTACCGATACAACGCATCACCGATTGTCATTCCAGATGCAGAGGCTACGGAGCCTGAATGGAACATTTTGCATTACATCCCATCAACCTGGCCAGGAGCCAGAGCACCACACGTCTTCCTCTCTGATGGGGAGACAAGCGTGTTTGACTTGTTTGGGCAGGACTACACGATTGTCGACTTTTCTGAAGAGGGTAAATGGGCGCAGTCCTTTACTGAGGCTGCGAAACGCCTCGGGATTCCTGTCAAGGCAGTTCATTTGCCAGAGGAGAAACACGTACACAACATCTGGGAGCGGGCCGCAGTCCTGATCCGACCTGATGATCATGTCGCGTGGAGATCACCTCTAGATGAAGCGACATTTGAGGGAGATGTAGACGGGATCTTGAAGATTGCGGTAGGCCAGGCATCAAACACGGAGGCTGGAGTTTTAAACAAAGAGCGAGTGTTGGCTGAGGTTCGGGAGAAGGGGTTTGCGGGCACAGTCGGAAATGTCAACCAAGACAAGGTGGCGATGAAGGCTGCGTTTCAGGTttga
- a CDS encoding gamma-glutamyltranspeptidase domain-containing protein produces the protein MTQLRLRSVIKPLTLLLSVLPYSKASPTPPCSTPPGVHIPKQGAVASQSTVCSEIGIRLLKDGGNAVDALVGTVFCVGVVGMYHSGIGGGGFLLLRTSDGKYEFVDLRETAPAAATQDMYNDNEDLSIYGGMASGVPGELRGTEYIHNKYGALPWAHVIKPSIEVARNGFKVTEDLISTIKSTSPNNFLTEDPAWAIDFAPKGRIVRLGETMTRKRYADTLESIALHGADAFYTGPIANATIRALKAAGGIMTLEDLKNYTVAIREPLQINYRGYKLTSTSAPSSGAVVLSALNTVSGYENFGHPSEVNLTTHRLDEAIRFAYGQRTELGDPSFVEGLDKYSKEMIAPATGAEIRSKISDFKTQNVSYYDPKGLESLETPGTSHIVAADASGMAVSMTTTINLLFGSTLIVPETGVIMNNEMNDFSIPGVSNSFGYIPSPANYIRPGKRPLSSISPIIAETADGKLYLALGAAGGSRIITANIQNTIHVLDSNMTTHEALASPRLHDQLVPDQTSFEYAYDNRTVAFMKSLGHNVTWVAPGQSAAQAVRLLPNGTFEAAGEPRQVTSGGFAI, from the exons ATGACCCAACTCCGTCTGAGATCGGTTATAAAGCCGCTGACGCTCTTGCTGTCGGTGCTGCCTTATAGCAAAGCGTCtccaacaccaccatgcAGCACGCCGCCCGGTGTTCACATTCCCAAGCAGGGTGCTGTAGCTTCTCAAAGCACGGTATGCAGTGAGATCGGTATTCGGCTGCTAAAAGACGGAGGAAATGCTGTCGACGCCCTCGTGGGCACAGTCTTCTGCGTCGGTGTCGTTGGAATGTATCACAGTGGcattggtggtggtggcttcCTACTGTTGAGGACGAGTGATGGCAAATACGAGTTTGTCGATCTGCGCGAGACCGCCCCGGCTGCAGCAACTCAAGATATGTACAATGATAACGAGGATCTGAGTATTTACGGTGGCATGGCAAG CGGTGTTCCTGGTGAGCTTCGAGGGACAGAATATATCCACAACAAATACGGCGCTCTGCCGTGGGCTCATGTCATCAAGCCATCAATCGAAGTTGCGAGAAACGGATTTAAAGTGACGGAGGACTTGATCAGCACTATCAAGTCGACATCTCCTAACAACTTTCTCACAGAGGACCCAGCTTGGGCCATCGACTTTGCTCCCAAGGGACGCATTGTCCGGTTGGGCGAGACGATGACTCGAAAAAGATATGCTGATACTCTCGAATCCATCGCTCTCCACGGCGCTGATGCTTTTTACACTGGTCCTATCGCAAATGCTACGATTCGCGCCTTGAAAGCAGCGGGCGGAATCATGACGCTGGAGGATCTGAAGAACTACACCGTTGCTATCAGAGAACCCTTGCAGATCAACTATCGCGGTTACAAGCTCACGAGCACAAGTGCTCCGTCAAGTGGTGCCGTTGTACTCAGCGCTCTCAATACTGTTAGTGGCTATGAAAATTTTGGCCATCCTTCTGAGGTGAACCTGACGACACATCGACTGGATGAAGCCATCCGATTTGCATACGGCCAGCGCACCGAGCTGGGAGACCCATCTTTTGTTGAAGGCCTTGACAAGTACTCAAAAGAAATGATTGCTCCTGCAACAGGAGCCGAGATTCGCTCCAAAATCTCAGACTTCAAGACTCAAAACGTCTCGTACTATGACCCCAAAGGCCTGGAGTCCCTTGAAACTCCTGGAACTTCCCATATTGTTGCTGCAGATGCCAGTGGAATGGCCGTCTCGATGACTACAACGATCAATTTGCTCTTTGGTTCAACGCTGATTGTCCCAGAGACGGGAGTCATAATGAACAACGAAATGAACGACTTTAGTATCCCGGGAGTAAGCAACAGTTTTGGCTACATTCCCAGCCCGGCCAACTATATCCGCCCAGGAAAGCGGCCTTTGTCTTCCATTTCTCCCATTATAGCGGAGACGGCGGACGGGAAGCTTTATCTCGCTCTCGGTGCTGCGGGTGGTAGTCGCATTATCACAGCCAACATCCAGAACACGATTCACGTTCTGGATTCGAATATGACCACCCATGAAGCATTAGCAAGCCCGCGTTTGCATGACCAGCTTGTCCCAGATCAGACGAGCTTTGAGTATGCATATGATAATCGCACGGTGGCATTCATGAAGTCGCTTGGTCACAATGTTACTTGGGTTGCACCGGGACAGAGTGCTGCACAGGCTGTAAGACTGCTGCCGAACGGTACATTTGAGGCAGCTGGTGAGCCTAGACAAGTGACGTCTGGTGGATTCGCTATTTAA